One Brassica napus cultivar Da-Ae chromosome A5, Da-Ae, whole genome shotgun sequence DNA window includes the following coding sequences:
- the LOC125609501 gene encoding serine-threonine kinase receptor-associated protein-like: MDKKKVAVPLVCHGHSRPVVDLFYSPITPDGFFLISASKDSHPMLRNGETGDWIGTFEGHKGAVWSSCLDNNALRAASASADFSAKLWDALTGDVLHSFEHKHIVRACAFSEDTKLLITGGFEKILRVFDLNRLDAAPTEVDKSPGSIRTLTWLHSDQTILSSCTDIGGVRLWDVRSGKIVQTLETKSPVTSAEVSQDGRYITTADGSSVKFWDANHFGLVKSYDMPCNVESASLEPKSGEKFVAGGEDMWVRVFDFYSGEEIGCNKGHHGPVHCVRFSPTGESYASGSEDGTIRIWQTTPNHSVDEVAKKIEGFHINKEGKPQIKLSDA; encoded by the exons atggaTAAGAAGAAGGTTGCCGTTCCACTTGTCTGCCATGGCCATTCAAGACCTGTTGTTGATTTGTTCTACAGTCCCATTACCCCTGATGGTTTCTTCCTCATCAGTGCCAGTAAAG ATTCACATCCAATGTTGAGAAACGGGGAGACTGGAGATTGGATTGGTACCTTTGAAGGTCATAAAGGTGCAGTGTGGAGTTCTTGCCTCGACAACAATGCTCTACGTGCTGCTTCTGCATCTGCTGATTTTTCAGC GAAACTTTGGGATGCGTTAACGGGTGATGTGCTTCATTCTTTTGAGCACAAGCATATCGTTCGAGCCTGTGCCTTCTCAGAG GATACCAAATTGCTGATTACTGGAGGATTTGAGAAGATACTCCGTGTTTTTGACTTGAACCGGTTGGATGCAGCGCCTACCGAAGTCGATAAATCTCCTGGATCTATCAGAACTCTCACATGGCTTCACAGTGACCAAACAATATTGAGTTCTTGCACTGATATTGGTGGCGTGAG GTTATGGGATGTTAGGAGTGGGAAGATTGTGCAGACACTGGAGACTAAGTCTCCTGTCACGAGTGCTGAAGTGAGCCAAGATGGACGGTACATTACTACTGCCGATGGGTCAAGTGTTAAATTCTGGGACGCTAACCA TTTTGGACTAGTGAAGAGTTATGACATGCCATGCAATGTCGAGTCTGCATCGCTGGAGCCTAAGTCTGGTGAGAAGTTTGTAGCTGGTGGTGAGGATATGTGGGTGCGAGTGTTTGATTTCTACTCCGGCGAGGAGATTG GGTGCAACAAGGGGCATCATGGGCCGGTACACTGCGTGAGGTTTTCACCAACGGGTGAGTCCTACGCCTCGGGATCAGAAGACGGAACCATCAGGATCTGGCAAACGACACCAAATCATAGCGTGGATGAAGTTGCTAAGAAGATTGAAGGCTTTCACATCAACAAAGAAGGAAAACCGCAGATAAAACTTTCCGATGCTTAG
- the LOC125609502 gene encoding probable histone H2A variant 3, translating into MSGKGAKGLIMGKPSGSEKDKDKKKQPITRSARAGLQFPVGRVHRLLKTRSTAHGRVGATAAVYTAAILEYLTAEVLELAGNASKDLKVKRISPRHLQLAIRGDEELDTLIKGTIAGGGVIPHIHKSLINKSAKE; encoded by the exons atgtcgGGGAAAGGAGCGAAAGGATTGATAATGGGGAAACCTAGCGGTAGCGAGAAGGACAAGGACAAGAAGAAACAACCCATCACCCGTTCTGCTCGAGCTGGTCTTCAG TTCCCTGTAGGAAGGGTGCATCGACTGTTGAAGACTAGGTCCACTGCTCACGGAAGGGTTGGAGCAACTGCAGCTGTTTACACTGCAGCGATATTGGAGTATCTGACCGCAGAAGTTTTGGAGCTGGCTGGTAACGCGAGCAAGGACCTCAAGGTGAAACGTATCTCCCCCAGGCACTTGCAGCTTGCGATTCGCGGAGATGAAGAGCTAGATACTCTCATCAAAGGAACTATAGCTGGTGGTGGTGTCATCCCTCACATCCACAAGTCTCTCATCAACAAATCCGCCAAGGAATAG
- the LOC106417215 gene encoding TIR-only protein-like, giving the protein MISRVFDFMKKSKSSIQLNNTSFLDLLPSSSSTKPKALNDVFINHRGSDTKRNIATLLYDNLNARNLRPFLDIKNMKPGDKLFDHINRAILTSKVAVTVFSPNYCDSYFCLHELALIMESKKRIIPIFFDINPSQLDVMIEKVTCSDNEIQRFRWALQEAKDTVGLTFDSCKGNLSEVVTIASDVIVERLVELEANDEDV; this is encoded by the exons ATGATCTCTAGGGTTTTTGACTTCATGAAGAAATCCAAATCGTCCATTCAACTAAACAACACATCATTCCTCGATCTTCTcccttcttcatcatcaaccAAACCAAAAGCTTTGAATGATGTGTTCATCAACCACAGAGGATCCGACACAAAGAGAAACATCGCAACGTTGCTTTACGACAATCTCAATGCCCGTAACTTACGTCCATTCTTGGATATCAAGAATATGAAGCCTGGAGATAAGCTTTTTGATCATATAAACCGCGCCATTCTCACTTCTAAAGTCGCCGTAACCGTGTTTTCTCCAAACTATTGCGATTCTTATTTCTGTTTGCACGAGCTTGCTCTTATAATGGAGTCCAAGAAAAGGATCATACCGATATTTTTCGACATCAACCCTTCACAACTCGATGTTATGATCGAAAAGGTGACATGTTCTGATAATGAAATACAACGGTTTAGATGGGCTCTTCAAGAAGCTAAAGATACCGTTGGGCTTACGTTCGATTCCTGTAAAGG GAATTTATCGGAGGTTGTTACAATTGCGTCGGATGTTATCGTTGAGAGGTTGGTGGAGTTAGAGGCTAACGATGAAGATGTTTAG